The following nucleotide sequence is from Populus trichocarpa isolate Nisqually-1 chromosome 11, P.trichocarpa_v4.1, whole genome shotgun sequence.
ttatttgttaaatatggttttcattattttaattattatttattttatttgaaataatttatgaaattagatttttttaaattttattattttttaacatttttaatctgttgatttgattctcattcttttaataaactgaaaataatattaataaatcaaatattggaCAACTCATTTTACAtgacaatacaaaaaaatatcataaaataatttattcttttaagaatttatatttttaatatgaaatgcTTTCCATCAAACAAACGAAACTAAATCTCTGCCATAAAcaataacatgaaaataaatcttggatgaatatgtttcaaacaagaaaaatagacATAAACCCCTACCTCaatctttaatatattaaaataatatttttttatttttaaaaaattatttttaatataaaaacatataaaaatttaatttgaaataaaaaataaatcaaattttaaaaaaaatattttcaaacgcATTACATCTTCTAATTTGCTTTGGCATGAAAGAAAAGCTCCGGAAGGACCGGAACTGATATCTTGCTGATAGGGCTTCCGAGACACGTGCCAAAGAGTGGGTGTGTAAAAACAAGCGATGGCATAGGAAGGCACCCtcacttttgaaaaaaactatccGTAGGGTTGAAGGTTGAAGTAAAATCTATCCTTCTTCCGTTCACAGTTCCTGTAATACCTTCATGTGATAATCTGATGGAGAAATATGAGATTCAACATGTATGAGACAAAGAAGTGCTTCTTAACATCTTAGCGAAGAAGAGCAAGCCAAGGGACAAAGAATTATCGCCCCTACTCAAGGTGGCACTGCATTCGTGGAGGTGTAGAGGAGAAAAAGGAAATCTTCCGTTGCTTTTAATGGACAAAGCACAAAGCCTTGCATCTAATATGAAGGAGAATTCGAAGGCAGAGTTTCTCAGGATACACAAGTGATGGATTCGTGAGCCAGGAAATGAAAATCTAGATGACATTAAATGATTGCAGCTTCCAAGGAGCTTATTTGATATCAAGTATTTACAGCAATGAAAGAATATGAGACATCAacaatttccaaacaaaatttGAGTTGCTTCGTTCTGGGGCCATTCTAAATATTTCTAACCAAATCCATCATCCCTTGCTGTATGATGGGGGAAAACCTAAGTATACCTCTCCTACAAAAAGGCTTGTTTCTCCCTAATACCCGCAGCAGCCTTGCGGTGTTGCCTTGAACCAGATCTCCTATCTCTTCCACGCCTAGAATTTTTACCTGAGCTCCTCCCGGATGAACTATCACGATGCAAAGGTGGGGGATGTCGAATAGCAGGAGCAACCGGGGGTGGCATTTGGTCCAATAGATCTTTGTGGTAAGCCTgcaaatcaaaagaacaatgaaGTGCCGAGCACAAAAATAACCTTAAAACAGTCGCATTTTCTTACAAGAAACTAAAAGGTAAGATTTAGCATGGTAAGATTTAGCATAGTAAggcataacttaatttttaaatcgaAGTTCATTATCCAtgtcaaagattttttttctttgataggcGTCCTGCACATCAAGATTTAACGAGATAGTTCCTGCTTTTAGCATCATTTGGCCAGAGCACCATTCTCCTTCACTAACTGCACTCCCAGGATGGATTTTAGCCTCAAATGCTACTTGTATGGAGAACATGATTAAATGAATCGAGTATTGCATTAAATGCCCAAAAACACTTGGCCGGGatcagaaaatagaaaaaggatcAAAGGCACCCATAGAGGTCAGTTTCTTGCACTGTAAAATAGTAGCTAGACAGCTTAGTCCAATACACTGTTGTCAGAGGATCCATTTAGTTGTAAGAAAATCACACCTCAATGGTGCACCCAGCTCCTAGCTGTTTGGGCAACAGGGAAGCAAAAATAAGGGAATGACATTCATCTatcttgagaaaaaataaacaagacaaACAGGCAACATAGAGCAGACCAATAACAGATTCTCATacaccgaaaaaaaaaacataaattaatatgataatacaattaaaaagcattcaattttttgaaaaaaattataggaaaagTTCACTTACACAGTTCATTTAGAGCAGACCGGTAGATAACAAATAGTTTAGTTTTAGATGCACTCGTTTCATCTCCTCTAACAATAGAAAGACAAAACATAAACATGTACCTGAATCACAAAATTACGCCTCTCACAATCCAGAAACATATTGATGCTCCAATCAACTTTAGCCATCATTTTATCCCTCACTGTGGAAAAGCTTAACTGATCCCTGGCAGTAAACCGATCAACTTCATTGAACCACAGGCAGGTAAACAGATTTGTGATGGGAATATGTTCCCTTATGATAACACAACCTTCAGGAACATCTGCAAAAGGTCAGTAGTTGAACAGAAAACATTAGAAATACAAATCTTCAAGAACATCAAGCGCACGCATACACACACAGGGGATTATACACATACCACTGGTTATTGGAAGCTTAGCCTTGGAATATGGCGATAAACCctcctttttataaaattcaatctgGTAATCAATGGAAGAATTGCCATACTTTCCTGCAGCTTTGTTAGCTTCAGcctcttcaaacacatcaaatcGGCGATAGTGTCTTGAGATTGCAAAACTGGCATTTTGCTGCCACAAGAATCTGTACCAAAGGATAGCTCAGgtataattaaaacatatatagatTGTGCAATTATACTAAAATCAAATCTACCTATTTTCCTGCTTCTAGAGGCCAGAACTGCAATATACATGAAGATCTATGCGATAAATGCTTACACCAAAAAAACTGCCTTAACAtgactcaacaaaaaaaaaagaacacattGCCAAAACATGAACCACTGTAAACCAACAGAAAGAAAACATTTCCTTGTGATTTGATCTATTTGATGAGATAAAAACACAGTAAGTATACTGTTATTGTTCATCTATATTTCAATCAAAGCATGTAAAAAGAAACTGTTTTGGCTGCTTGGAATCAGGTCGAATCCACAGCGAGATTTATCAGTAGGACTACCTTTCAATAGATTTGCCAGctcaacaaaaatcaaatctacTAGTAAATTACATGGATTTAAAAACAGCTTACAGTATTTATGGACAAGCTGGAGTTCGAAAAATGAGGATCTTTGTTAACATCGTAAAATAGGCTCCTTTTATTTGTATACCTTACATGGTAAAGCACAAAACAAAGTCTTTTCTTCACCTAAGTTCAATTGTTAGCATTGCCAAGtcagatgataaaaaaaatgcccATTTGTAATTATATTTGTCATACATTTTGCAGAATTAGAGAGAAACACATAAGTTGCCTCATGATGAGACAAGGAAACTTATGGTGGTTCAAAACTTTTGCAGTGATGCACATGTTGGAACCAGAACTTTGTACCATGACTCAGgtaacaagaagaaagaaaaggagtttccATACATCTCAATTCAAAGATaccagaaaaattatatatatatataaaagcactGAATTCACAAGCCATTTACATATCTGAATGACTTCCTTCGGTGACCACTTAATTTAAGCATAAGCAATATATACCTCTCAAGAACTTGATATGGATCCACGACAAGCTGGAGCTTTCCATCAATCCATATGGAATACCTAACATTAGGCAAGAGCCTATGCAATAAAAGTTTTGGAACCTGTCCATAGACGTAACACAATAACGGAATCCATCATTAATTgcagaaaatattttatgttttcagcaAATCGAAAAGAAAATGACTTGAAGGACAAGGTACTATAGAATATCAAAGCccccaataaaaaagaaaaagaaagaaaatggaaaatctataaaattaatttattaacagAAATTTATTCAAGAAACTCAGCCATTAGGATTAGCACCAAAATTGAAATTTCTTGCACTCACCAAGAGAAAAGcagaaatttgttaaaaaattgataGCTTCATAAATGAGTTAACAAGAAGCAGCAGaacaagaggaagaaaaaaattaaggagaGAGTGTGATGCAATCCAACCGAGGTTTGAAGCCTAGGTAAATGAAAGACAAATTTGAAAGAAGCAGGCAAAACAACCAAACAAATGCAAACAAACCTTTCCATTACGTCTTGCATCAGTGTAAGGAATGTTACGGACAACAATAATCCTCCACAGTCCAATCCTCATATTGCTATCTAGGGCGCTAGAATTCTTCAAATACATTTCTGTCTCTTTATCAATAAACATATAGAAAGGAACATTTTTCCTAGCTGCTTCACTAATGTTCTGTGGCTGTTGTATTATGTCATAGTTCCCTGGGAAAGTGCAATGATGAGGAAAGtagaaaatatgcataaaaCAAGAAACCTTTGCAGAATGTCTAGTGCACAACAGTACCAAATATGGCTGACGCAACAATGACCTCATGGGAATCTTCCAGTTTCATCAGGTCAGCTTCATCAATATCAAATCCAGTCTGGAAACCAGGTCTATTTCCTTTAACAAATCTGATAGCAGAAAACAGCCAGcagaaaaattaaatgtgttgaTATGAAATAAATGATTCATATTTGTTACAAGACATCATAGAATATAGGAGGACAGAGATCATGAGATTCATTCAAGACAATGTCTTCAATGCTTATGATTTTACAGAAAGATGGCAAGTGAGAAGGACTCCTACCCACAGTGAACTGTCATTGATTCACGTATATCAAAAGAATCATTCCTCTGCTTTAGAGAAGGATATCCACCAAAGTCCGAACCTCCATGTGATTCAGTTTTTACTGGGTTTTCATCAACAACATATGTCAAGTTGTGCAGTACTGGTGATGCGGATGAGGAGCATGGCATGCTAGCTCTAGCTTGCTCAGCAGAAATGTAACATACTGGACACGCTGCATAACAAACAagcaacaacaaaataaataccACAGCAACAGGAAATATATTAGATGTGAGCATTTTTCGATTCAACTAAAAGTACAGATTTCTGTATAATTTATAAGAGATATTAAGggttattttatatcaatttgaaattgaacATACTAGTATGTCCTCTGCAGCGAACAGCAAACAATAATGAGCAAGGTAACAACATTAACTGCAAAAACATGCCATTTTTTCCTGTTACAGAATGTGATGGGCACATTCTTGgtgcaagaaa
It contains:
- the LOC7462332 gene encoding probable hexosyltransferase MUCI70 isoform X2, whose translation is MQKRKGKKRKKQEIKRRYCTNSVPHIGAALKTTSPTVRPTGSLHFDNIAKVSHRSTVCHYKVNSTLGHPCDKFSLPPPPPSGGRRIGPRPCPVCYISAEQARASMPCSSSASPVLHNLTYVVDENPVKTESHGGSDFGGYPSLKQRNDSFDIRESMTVHCGFVKGNRPGFQTGFDIDEADLMKLEDSHEVIVASAIFGNYDIIQQPQNISEAARKNVPFYMFIDKETEMYLKNSSALDSNMRIGLWRIIVVRNIPYTDARRNGKVPKLLLHRLLPNVRYSIWIDGKLQLVVDPYQVLERFLWQQNASFAISRHYRRFDVFEEAEANKAAGKYGNSSIDYQIEFYKKEGLSPYSKAKLPITSDVPEGCVIIREHIPITNLFTCLWFNEVDRFTARDQLSFSTVRDKMMAKVDWSINMFLDCERRNFVIQAYHKDLLDQMPPPVAPAIRHPPPLHRDSSSGRSSGKNSRRGRDRRSGSRQHRKAAAGIREKQAFL
- the LOC7462332 gene encoding probable hexosyltransferase MUCI70 isoform X1 yields the protein MNGGSLGQRGSYGSLLCDGKSSNNARKPSSKMLPVSSREKERVLLGITRCLGRRRFAMLLLVSLALLVFIWGSFTVTKETTSPTVRPTGSLHFDNIAKVSHRSTVCHYKVNSTLGHPCDKFSLPPPPPSGGRRIGPRPCPVCYISAEQARASMPCSSSASPVLHNLTYVVDENPVKTESHGGSDFGGYPSLKQRNDSFDIRESMTVHCGFVKGNRPGFQTGFDIDEADLMKLEDSHEVIVASAIFGNYDIIQQPQNISEAARKNVPFYMFIDKETEMYLKNSSALDSNMRIGLWRIIVVRNIPYTDARRNGKVPKLLLHRLLPNVRYSIWIDGKLQLVVDPYQVLERFLWQQNASFAISRHYRRFDVFEEAEANKAAGKYGNSSIDYQIEFYKKEGLSPYSKAKLPITSDVPEGCVIIREHIPITNLFTCLWFNEVDRFTARDQLSFSTVRDKMMAKVDWSINMFLDCERRNFVIQAYHKDLLDQMPPPVAPAIRHPPPLHRDSSSGRSSGKNSRRGRDRRSGSRQHRKAAAGIREKQAFL